The proteins below are encoded in one region of Telopea speciosissima isolate NSW1024214 ecotype Mountain lineage chromosome 10, Tspe_v1, whole genome shotgun sequence:
- the LOC122641340 gene encoding phospholipase A1-Igamma3, chloroplastic-like: MASVPLFCSNHPKCMKPSPCQNFVPRWNLSIRTSKLLISEKPISPKPSKVIPRCTSVSSLTSTSEENLVLEEVTPISPTLKNVWNEIQGCNDWEGLLDPMNPLLRKEIIRYGEFAQACYDSFDFDPHSKYCGTCKYQGAHFFEKLDMANQGYQLSRYLYATSNINLPNFFQKSKMSSVWSPHANWMGYVAVSTDEEEIKRLGRRDIVIAWRGTVTYLEWITDLKDILHPAGFTDDPSIKIESGFYDLYTKKEQNCKYCSFSAREQVLAEIKRLIERYKKEEELSITITGHSLGAALALISAYDIAEMKLNIRHENSKKQSRIPITVFSFAGPRVGNLKFKERCDELGVKVLRVVNVHDMVPTVPGIITNEKFQYQKYMEEVIDFPWSYAHVGVELALDHKNSPFLKPNGDLGCAHNLEAYLHLLDGYHGMGCRFCLANKRDIALVNKSCDFLREDYNVPPYWRQDENKGMVRCADGRWIVPERPRMEAHPPDTAHHLEQVLKLVNSVPLE, translated from the coding sequence ATGGCTTCTGTTCCTTTGTTCTGCTCCAACCATCCCAAATGTATGAAACCAAGTCCTTGTCAAAACTTTGTGCCCAGATGGAACCTCAGTATTAGAACCTCAAAACTTCTAATTTCAGAAAAACCCATCTCACCAAAACCAAGTAAAGTTATCCCAAGATGCACATCTGTTTCAAGCCTGACTTCAACTTCAGAAGAAAATCTAGTCCTTGAGGAAGTGACACCAATTTCACCAACTCTCAAAAATGTTTGGAATGAAATCCAAGGTTGTAATGACTGGGAAGGATTGTTAGACCCTATGAATCCTCTCCTTCGGAAAGAGATCATTCGATATGGCGAATTCGCTCAAGCCTGCTACGATTCCTTTGATTTCGATCCTCATTCAAAGTATTGTGGAACATGTAAGTACCAAGGTGCCCATTTCTTCGAAAAACTCGATATGGCTAATCAAGGCTACCAATTGAGTAGATATCTCTATGCAACTTCAAACATCAATCTTCCCAATTTCTTTCAGAAATCAAAAATGAGCAGTGTGTGGAGTCCTCATGCAAATTGGATGGGCTATGTTGCTGTATCTACCGACGAAGAAGAGATCAAACGATTAGGTAGACGCGACATCGTTATAGCTTGGAGAGGCACAGTGACATACCTTGAATGGATCACAGATCTCAAAGATATCCTTCATCCAGCAGGTTTCACTGATGACCCATCAATTAAAATTGAGTCTGGTTTCTATGATCTCTACACCAAGAAAGAACAGAACTGTAAGTACTGCTCTTTCTCTGCTAGAGAACAAGTACTAGCTGAAATCAAGAGATTGATTGAAAGAtataaaaaggaagaagagttaaGTATTACAATCACAGGCCATAGCCTTGGAGCAGCACTAGCTTTAATAAGTGCTTATGATATTGCAGAGATGAAACTCAACATTAGACATGAGAACAGCAAAAAACAGAGTAGAATTCCTATCACTGTCTTCTCCTTTGCAGGTCCTAGAGTGGGTAATCTTAAATTCAAAGAAAGGTGTGATGAGCTTGGAGTAAAAGTACTAAGAGTGGTTAATGTTCATGATATGGTTCCTACAGTACCAGGGATCATTACAAATGAGAAATTTCAGTATCAAAAATACATGGAAGAGGTAATTGATTTTCCTTGGAGTTATGCACATGTGGGTGTAGAGCTTGCATTGGATCATAAAAATTCACCTTTCCTAAAGCCTAATGGTGACCTTGGTTGTGCACATAATCTTGAGGCTTATCTACACCTTTTGGATGGATACCATGGTATGGGATGCAGGTTTTGTTTGGCTAATAAAAGAGATATAGCACTTGTTAACAAGAGTTGTGATTTCTTGAGGGAAGACTATAACGTGCCGCCGTATTGGCGTCAAGATGAGAATAAGGGGATGGTAAGGTGTGCCGACGGTAGGTGGATCGTGCCGGAGAGACCAAGGATGGAAGCACACCCACCTGACACTGCTCACCATCTTGAACAGGTGCTTAAGCTTGTGAATTCAGTACCCTTGGAGTAA
- the LOC122642802 gene encoding uncharacterized protein LOC122642802: protein MAFDWKECDGVESVSDGKSGDATTARGCVDARERHKLAERERRKSMRELFLSLHALLPHAKTVRKEQSAILEEIIKYIPLAVARLRSLQNRKDSPSSASSRGSPSPVPLVDRHSASSDSSEYDIRVSPEPPSSVSIRIRGDRVNVSLADTNPKGTSQVLPLSAILDELEAHHLQLIRSTHCRDGSKILHHTECKVCDGLDKSPALFKARLQQLASKLHRLRKSSSSLKRTYDQLD, encoded by the exons ATGGCATTCGATTGGAAAGAATGTGACGGAGTGGAATCAGTCTCAGACGGCAAATCAGGCGACGCAACCACCGCCAGAGGCTGCGTCGACGCTCGAGAGCGTCACAAGTTGGCCGAGCGGGAGCGGCGTAAATCGATGCGAGAgctcttcctctccctccacGCTCTTCTCCCACACGCCAAAACTGTCCGCAAAGAACAGTCAGCAATCCTCGAAGAGATCATCAAGTACATCCCTTTGGCTGTCGCTCGCCTCCGATCGCTCCAGAATAGGAAAGACTCCCCTTCCTCTGCTTCCTCTAGGGGGTCACCATCGCCGGTACCGCTGGTGGACCGCCACTCTGCTTCTTCTGACTCGTCGGAATATGACATCCGAGTCTCGCCGGAGCCGCCGTCAAGTGTGTCGATTCGGATCAGAGGGGACCGAGTCAACGTGTCACTAGCCGATACGAATCCTAAGGGAACGTCACAGGTTCTCCCACTTTCTGCCATATTAGATGAACTTGAAGCTCATCACCTTCAACTTATTCGCTCTACCCATTGCCGTGATGGAAGCAAGATACTACATCACACTGAGTGCAAG GTTTGTGATGGGTTGGATAAATCCCCTGCTCTGTTTAAAGCTAGATTACAGCAACTAGCTTCCAAGCTTCACAGATTAAGGAAGTCATCTTCTTCTCTGAAGAGAACATATGACCAGCTGGACTGA